The sequence below is a genomic window from Rudanella lutea DSM 19387.
CCAACACCACATCGTTTACCGATCTCTCTACCAATTACAACGTTACCTACCAGTACCGGCTGCGGGCCGTAACCCCACAGGCCGAAGCAACCGCCGAAGCCTCGGCCACGATTGCCTGCCCATCGGTAGGTGAGTTGGTTAGTGTGAAAACGGGGGGCTTCTCAGAAGCGGCCACCTGGAACTGCGGGCGGGTTCCTACTGTAGCCGACCGGGTCCGAATCAGTGCGGGGCACCGGGTCGAAGTGGGTCAGTTAGTAACGGTTGGGCGGTTAACGGTGGCTGGCACGTTACAATTTGGGGCTGGCGGTCAGATCAGAATTGCTCCGTAGACGAATGTTACTGACCGCCCACCTGCGAGAGCGTGCGTGGTAACCGGCTTTGGTACAGGCTGTCGGCGGTGCTTACGAGCATCCCGCACATCAGGTCGGCGTGGGTATTGGTAATCAGGTGACCCGCGTTGGGCAGCAGGTGAAACCAAGCCTTTTTGTTGGCGAGCATGCGCTTGGCAAAAGCCAGATTCCCCTGATCGATAAGCCAATCCTGCGCGCCCTGCACCACCGTTACTGGGGCCTGAACCTTCGACCAGTAGGGGAGTAGCCCCCGCAATTGGTTGGCATGGGCGTATTTTTCGTAAGTCGCTAAGTTCAGCGATCGGGGCAGAAAAGCCTGAATGAACGGTAAGCGGCCCCATTTAGAAAACCACCAGAACTTTTCGCGGTCGGGGTCAATGGCGGGCGAAATCAGAAAGAGGTGCCCTACTTTTTCGGGAACCAGTGTAGCCACCCGCACGGCAATGGGAGCCCCGAATGAGCGGCCCAGGACAATGGCAGGTTGCCCTGATCGGTTGAGCGAGAGGGCTTTGGTAATGCTACGCGCCTGAAAGTCGATACTCATACGCGTACGGAGGTGCCGGGCCGGGCGACGTTGCCGCGACTTACCGTACCCCGGCCGTTCGACCACCAGCATCTGAAACCGTTGTTGTAGGTACGGGTCGTCCATGGTGCGCAGGTATCCGTACCAGTTACCGGGGGCTCCATGAATGAGTAGTAATGGAGGGAGGGTATCGGCCCCGAGCGTAGCTACGAAGAGCTTGGTACTATCGTCTTCGATCGTGTAAAACGTAGGGCGTGCCGTTTTGCCCGCGTAATGTTGCCGAATTTCGCGCTCGGTCATGCTAAAACGTCGGAAACAACCTGTCAGACAAAGTAGAAAAAGCAGGCAGCAGACAATTGGCTTCATTGAACGTGTCGCTTGTTGGTACGGTAAATAGGGCTCCTGAAAACGTTTGAGGCAAAAGAAACGGCCAAGCGCTATCTATCGGTGTTGGGCATTAAAATAGGCCAAACTCTACTATGTTGCCCTTAAAATAACGAAAGTTGGCCGCTTTTCTGCTCGTGATTGAGCAACCATTGCTTGCGCCATAGCCCACCGGCGTACCCGGTCAGGCTACCGTCGGAGCCAATGATGCGGTGGCAGGGCACCACAATCCAGAGCGGATTTTTGCCATTCGCAGCCGCTACCGCCCGAATGGCTTTCTCGTCGCCAAGGGTGCGGCTGAGGCTCAGGTACGAGCGGGTTTGCCCAAAAGGGACGTCGAGTAAGGCTTTCCAGACGCGTTGCTGAAAATCGGTGCCGGCCGGATTCAGCACCAGGTCGAATGCCGTAAGGTTACCGGCGAAATAAGCCTGCAACTGATCAACGCCCGCCCGAACGGGGGCAGGAAGCACGCCAGAAATCGCATCGGTAGGGGCTTCGGTGCAGGTGATACGGGCAATACCGCGGTCGTCGCCCCAAACCGTTACCCAGCCGAGGGGCGAATCGAATCCAGCACTAAACATGGCGTCGTATTGAGGGGAAGCGGGTGAAGCGTCCGGCAGAAATTTACTCTGAGAAGTGTGTTTTCACAATATCGTCAAGCATTTGTCGGGTCAATGGCTTGCTTTTATACCCGTTGACCACACCATGCCGGTGCGCCCGGTTTTCATCGTCGGGGTTTAGCGAGGTTGTGAGCATCATCAGTACCACTTTGGCATGGTACACGGGGTCAAGTTTTTCGTACTCTTCCAGAAATTCAAACCCATTCATGCCGGGCATGTTGATATCCAGCAAAATAACGTCAGGGCTACAGTACTCCGTCGACGACGTATCGACCAGATATTGCAGGGCCTGATGCCCGGTTTCGGCCACTTTTACGGTATCGCAATAGCCTGAGTCTTCAATAATCATCCGGTGCAAAAAGTTGTCATCGGGATCATCATCAACCAGTAAAATACAACGAATGGGTTTCGACATCACAGAAATGGATTACTAATAAGTAATCAGGGACAAAAGCGGGTAGTTACTAACTAATTCGAATAAGACAAAGTTACCTAAAATTGATTCTCAAATGCCACCGGTAACTCATAACCTCGGCCTATTTCGAGCAGACGCTACGCCCGATACAGCGTAGAAACCGATAATTGATTTTTGCTGAAAGGCTTACTCAACGGCTCTCGCTTTGAGAAAACCGATTCGGAACCGGTAGAATGTACCAGGATCGGTTACATTTTTGCCCTATGAGTAAAAATAGCCAATAAGCCGGGTCATTTGCCGGGTGCGAGTTTCAGAATGCGCCCTTCGGCATGGTCGCAGAGGTACAACTCGTTTTTGGAATCTTCGCCAAAAGCCGAAATGGTACCCGCCCGGTTTATTAGCAGCTGGTTGGTGGGTTTGCCGCCTGTAGGGCTTCCATCGGCCGTGAGTGCCCATACCCGTCCGCTGGCATAGTCGGCATAAATGTACTTACCAAACAGGGCTTCATTCGCTTTACCCCGATACACCTGCCCGCCGGTTACCGACACATCGCCATTGTCGTGGTTATATTGCCAGATGGGATCAATCACAGCAGCTGTACTATTGCCTTCCCGATTGTACGTTGATTGGCCTTCTTTGATGCGCCAGCCGTAGTTGCCACCCTTTCGGATAATATCGATCTCTTCGATTTTGTTCTGGCCCACGTCGCCGGCCCAGAGCCGCCCCTGTCCATCGAAACTGATGCGCCAGGGGTTACGCAACCCGTACGCATAAATTTCGGGGAGCGTGTTATCCGCCCCACTGGCAAACGGGTTGTCTTTCGGAATCCCATAATTGCCTTTGTCGGTGGCATTCACGTCGATGCGTAGAATCTTGCCCAAATACGTCTGCCGGTTTTGCCCGTTGTTTTGCGGATCGCCCCCGCTACCACCGTCGCCGGTGGCGATGTACAAGTACCCATCAGGTCCAAAGAGCACTTTGCCACCGTTGTGATTCGAGTAGGGTTGCTTGAACTTCAGCAAAACGGTTTCGGTAGCCGGATCAACAGACGGGGCTTTGGCAGAGGTTGCCTTGAACCGACTGATCACCGTTTCGCGCGGATTATTCTTGGTATAGTTGACGTAGAAATAGCCGTTTTGGGCGAACTGCGGATGAAACGCAAGCCCCAGCAGGCCCATTTCGCCACCCGATGTTACCCGGTTTTTAATATCGAGGTACGTATCGGCTGCTGTTACACGTGCGTTGTTATCGAACTGGCGAATTCGGCCTTCCTGTTCCACCACAAACACCCGGTTGGAGCCGTCGCCCGCGTGGGTAAATTCAACTGGCTGCGCGAAGGTAAGTTTTGGAAAGGCATTGACGGCCTCAACGGGGGCGGCTTTGGCCGCGGGGGCTGGAGTCGAAACGACTGCGGCCTGAGTCGGTTGGGAATCTTCGGACGACCCAGATCCACCGCAGGCCGTGGCAATCAGCGACGAAACGCCCGCTGTGGCTGCCAGTGACAGAAACAATGTGGATATGGCTTTATAAATCATGACTTTGTTGGACTTCTCCGTATTTTTACGGGCAGGGTAAGGCAAAAGTGACGCCATTGCCACTTACAAAGCATCAGAAAGCCGCTTATTGCTCAAAAACCTACTGTTCAACGGAACAGCCGCCCCTATAAACCGCGTTACCGGCACATAGGGTGTTGGGAATGTTCCTCAGTACGGGGCAGCGAATCCACTATTCTTGTCACAGCATGACAACTTCTGACCAAACCAACGATCTGCTTGAGTACCTCCGTCAGCAACGGGATTTGTTTCGGTATCGGCTACCGTCGCGGCCCGACGCGGGTCGGTTCATTGATCAGTTGATGCGGTTTCTGTTTCCGGTCACGCAGGATTGCCAGTCGGCTACGCAGGATGTAAGCCGTACCTATGCTCAGCTCAACGATCAGTTGGTGTGTCTGATGCGGCCACTGTCGGGGCATCTGCACCAGGCCCCCGAAGAGTTGTCTATGCTGTTTTTTGAGCAGCTTCGATCTATTTACGATGATCTGCTGTACGATGCCCGCGCCATAGCCGACAACGATCCCGCTTCGAAAGGTTTCGAAGAAGTAATTGCCGTTTATCCGGGTTTTTACGCCATCGCTGTGTATCGGTTTGCGCATGCCTTGTTGCGGCTCAATGTGCCCTTGCTTCCGCGTATGCTAACCGAATACGCGCATGGGCAAACGGGTATTGATATTCACCCCGGCGCCCGAATCGGCCGCTCGTTCTTCATAGATCACGGCACGGGGGTTGTCATTGGCGAAACCACCGTGATTGGCGAAAACGTGAAAGTGTATCAGGGGGTTACGCTTGGAGCAACGCACGTAGCGAAGAATATGGCGCAGAAGAAGCGGCACCCAACCATTGAAGACAATGTGGTGATTTACGCCAATGCCACCATTCTGGGAGGTAAAACTGTGGTGGGTCACGACTCCGTTATTGGGGGCAACGTATGGCTTACGAGCAGTGTAGAACCTTACTCTCTGGTGTACCACCAAAGTCAGATTGAGGTGCGGACAAAAGAAGTGGAGTAGGAGCAAAGGCTTACTCCGTTCTTAGCTGTTTATAGCCCGGAGCACATTGGCTTCCAAGGCCTCATAGGGTAAATACCCCCGTGCCACGAGGTATAACTGATCCCCATTTCCCACAATTACTGATGGAAACCCGTTGATGCCGTAGCTGGCTACCAAACGGAACTCCTGTTCGGTCTGCTGCAGAATGGCCTCATCACCGATATGGGCTACAAACTCCTCCGGGTCGATGCCGTAAGACTCTACCAACGGGCCATAGTTGGCGTCGACGTTCAGATCCATACCGTCGAAATGGTGCGCCCGTTGCAGGTCAGCGGCAAACTGAATGGCGCGGTCGGGCAAAATAGCTTTGAACAAAGTCATGGCCGCGCCAGGCCTGGTGGAGTCCGAGATGTAGTCATCCTTGAGCAGTAGCCCGTTCAGATACCCATCGCCAAAGCGGATGCCAGTCCGTTCTTCAACGGTTTTATACGCCCCCTGAATGTATGCGCGCATCTGACTCAGAGGCCCAATTCGGTTTCCCGTAATCATGCCGCCACTTAGTACGGTGAAGTCGATCTGATCGCCGTAGCGTTCGTACAATTGCCGAATGACGGGGCTAAAACCATAGCACCAGCCGCACAGGGCGTCGTACACGTACAAAAGAGTAGGTTTGGCCATTTATTTCAGACTACGGGCAAACCGACGCATGGCTTCCTGATACACCTGCTGCGACTGTTCGACCGATTGTTGACCCTTGAGCATCATGGCCAGGGTAATCATTCCGTGCGAAATCGACCACCATTCAAAATACAGGCGTCGAATACTCTCCTTCGATTTGGGAATAAACGAGAAGATAATGTCTTGCACGAGCGACGACACGGCCTGCGTTTCCTGCCCTTCGTGCACAGGCAAGGCACAAAAAGCGCCGTTGAGGTTGTACATGACCTGGTAGATTTCGGGCTGTTTTACAGCAAACTCCCACTGCACCATTGAAATCTCGTACAGCCGTTTTTCGGGATCCCGATATAGTTTGGTAATCCGTTCGTACTCATTTCGCAAGTGCCGAAATCCCTCTTGCCGAATTTCGTCGAGCAGTACATCTTTACTGTCGAAGTATTCGTAGACGATAGGGGCACTGTACTCAATGGCGTCCGCAATTTTGCGAATGGAAACCGCTTGCCACCCTTCCCGGCGGGCAATGTCTTTGGCCGTCGAAACGATACCCGAGCGGGTCTGTTCGCGGTTGCGTTGCTTGCGTTCCAGAACTTCCATACAAGATCCGTATAGCTCAGTTAACGGTGTTAAACTGGCTGAAAGTTACCAGTTTAACTTTTTACAACCACATTCAATGCAATAATTATTAAAAAAGTACAATCAATTGCTCTTTTTCTGCCTCACTTTCCATAAAATAGCCTAAAAATGAACAGAGATTCCAGCGTAAAATATTGACTATAAAACCGTGATAAGAGGCATCTTTATGAGTGAAAATACGGATGTTTATGGCTCAGGATTTACGCTTTCTCCGCCACGATCCAGGCTCCCTCGTCGCCAACCATAAACGGGTCTAAATGGATCGTACCATACACCGATTCCACGGCTAAGCCCACCTGCGCCATCAGCCGCGTGAGTTCGGCCAGAGTGTACACATAATACGCTGCCGTGCGCTGCGCTGACTCGACCGAACCGTCGGTATGATTTTTTAAGTATGTGAGTTGCTGATGGATGCAGCCCTGCAGGGGTTCGTATTGGTTTTCGACCAGTACCGTCATATCATGGCCAACGGGCATCCAGTTGCGCTCCTGAAAATCAGGGAGCACCACCTCGGCCACCATGCTCGAATGCACCAGCAGCCGTCCGCCAGGCCGAAGCAGGTCGGCAATGCGCTGGAGGAAGGTGAGCATATCGGGGTAGGGAAAAAAGCAGAAGCTGTTGCCCAGGCAGAATGCAGCATCGAACGACTCGGCATCGCCGGTCAGGGCCGGGGTTGTTATGAAGTCGGCCTGAATAGCACGGATATTGAGGTTCTCGGTTTTGGCAGCAGCGTTCACAGCCGTTATGTATTCCTCTGATATGTCGACGGCGGTCATTTGGGCACCCATGCGAGCAAGGGGCAACGTGTGTCGGCCATAGCCGCAAAACACGTCGAGTACCCGGTCGTCGGGGCCAAACGACAGTGTTTCGACAATCATTTCCAGATCGAGCTGATTTTGCTCATCGGTCTGGGCGGCCTGCCAGGCTTGTTGGGGTAAGCCGTGAAAAAAAGTTTGGTACCAGGACATAAGCTGTGGCAGTAGGCAGTAGCAGTTGGCAGTAGGCAGTGGCAGTAGGCAGTGAAAAATACCGCTTATTGCCACTGCCTACTGCTACTGCCAACTACCTACTGTAAGTTGTTTAACGTTTCACGTACGGCCTCGAAGCTGGGCACTTCGCCCGCGTTTTCGAGTACCTCAGCGTGTTGTATCGTGCCGGTTTTGTCGATCACGAAAGCCGACCGCTTGCTTACCCCTTTCATGCCGAACACAAACGTGTCGTAAAGGCTTCCGTAGGCGGCCGAAACCTCTTTGTTAAAGTCCGAAAGAAGCGGAAACGGCAGTTTCTGCTCCTCTTTGAACCGGGCCAGGGTGAACGGCGAATCCACCGAAACTGCGAGGATTTCGGCGTTCAGGTTCTGGTACGTGGCAATGTTGTCGCGGAGTTCACAAAGCTCGGCGGTGCAAACGCTGGTAAAAGCAAGCGGAAAGAACAGGAGAACTACATTCTTACCGGCGTAGTCGTGAAGAGATACCTCTTTCTTGTCGGTATTAAATAAGGTAAATGAAGGGGCTATTTGGCCTACCATACGTGGGTTGCATTTTTAGTTTGTTAGCAAAGGTATAGACGGAGGGCTAAAAAATTGCTTAATTCGCGATGCCTAAATCGATACAATAAGCTATGCAGACCTATTGGGGTATTGACCTGGGAGGAACCAAAATTGAAGGAGTAGTACTTTCAAGCCCATCGCCCGACGCCGTTGTTCTTCGGAAACGAATTGATACCGAAGCCCATAAAGGGTACGACCATATTCTCAGCCGGATCGAGCTGCTGGTCGATATCCTGCGCGTCGAAACGGGATATCAGCCTGAGCATATTGGCTTTGGAACGCCCGGTACTAATGACCCCTCGACCAATACCATGAAAAACTGCAATACCACGGTGCTCAACGGCAAACCGATGGTGCAGGATCTGGCTCGGCGGCTCGATGTTCCTATTACCGTTGCCAACGATGCTAACTGTTTCGCGCTCGCCGAGGCCACCATGGGTATTGTGCCTGATGTGACGCCTGATTTCCGGTGTGTGTTCGGTGTAATCATGGGTACCGGTGTGGGCGGGGGCGTTGTGTTTAAAACAGGTACCGATAGTAAACCCGTTGTTCTGGGCGGCTTACATGGCATTGGGGGCGAGTGGGGGCACAACATCCTGGAGGAAAACGGCTACGCCTGTTATTGTGGTAAGAGCGGCTGCAACGAGCAGGTGCTTTCGGGGCCGGCCCTGCAACGGTTCTACCACGAGCAATGCGGTGAAGAGCGTAAGATGAAAGAGATCATTGAGCGACACCGGCAAGGCATTGACCCCGTAGCGACTCAAACGTTCGAGCGGATGCTGGAGTTCTACGGCAGGTCTATCTCGACCATCATCAATGTGCTCGATCCCGACGCCATTGTACTCGGCGGGGGGGTTGGTAACGTCGATGAGCTGTACACCGAAGGCACCGAGCGGATCAAAAAATACATCTTCAACAATGGAGTTGTCCGCACGCCCATTTTGAGGCCCAAACTAGGCGATAGTGCCGGCGTGTTTGGCGCAGCTATGTTATAGAAAATAAGATACCAGTTATCAAAAAATAGAATTGGCTTTCACGCCCTTCTGGGGGGTGGGGGTCAATTTTTTCATTTAGGTATGTATATGGGTTTAACTGATCGTGCTTTGATATTTTACGGCGTTTAATAGCTTTGTGACCATTTAGTAAACTAGATCGTACGTATTTCGACGGTCTATTCTGAATCCTTACCACCATTCTATGTCTAATCGTCGGGAATTTGTGAAACAGCTCTCCGTAGGGCTGTCGGCGACTTCTGTGCTCCCTATCATTAATGCGATGGGTGCCTGTGCGCCTGCGTTGGCAGACAATCATCTGCTGGCCAAATCGCTCCTGACTGCTCAGGGTATTGGGCAGCCGACGCAGGTATGGTTAACGGATATTTATCCGTTCCAGCCTGGTCAGGATATAGCTTCTCTCTTACAGAATCGCCTGCAGCTGGGATTACAGGCTGTTAACGCCTTGCTCGGTGGGCCAGTGCCTACACTGCCTGTTATGGCTGAGCCCGTTATGGGTTCTCAATCCGTTACGTTTCAAATGGCCGGGGTTACGGTACATTGGCAGGGACAGGCGCTGCACGGTTCGCAACTAATAGGGCCCGGACAGCGGCTCCAAATTTTTGGGGATAGGGGGACCCTAACTCTGACCGACAATTTTAAGGTGCTAAGCTGTATCGACTACCAAGGGAAGTCACTGGTGGAAACGGGCCCCGCAGAGTCGGTTAAGCATACATCTGTTTAGGGCGTTTGATACGCTCTGTTCACATACAAACTGCTTTATTGCTATGCCGTATATTGGAGAGATTCGTCTGTTTGCCGGCCTGTTTGCCCCTGTAGGTTGGGCCTTTTGCGAGGGGCAACTGATGCCGATTTCTGAAAATGATGCCCTCTTTACATTGATTGGAACCACGTACGGGGGCGATGGTCAGGAGACGTTCGCATTGCCCGATTTGCGGGGGCGGGTTCCTGTGCATACAGGAAACAGTGGTGGAATCACATACGAGCTAGGTCAACAAGGTGGGCAGATCGAGGTAACGCTTTCCCTGAATAACATACCGCCCCATACCCATCCGTACACGTATCAACCTATTGCATCCAGCAGTGCGGGTATTTCGGGTAGTCCACAGGGTAATTACTATGCCGCTTCGGGCCGTAAAGCGTTTTACCGAACTCCTACAGCCAACACGGCCAATATGGCAAACATTGGCAATAATACAGGCATTCAGACTGGTGCTAATCTGAATGGCGGAAACATACCCATCAACCTAATGCAGCCTTATCTGGCAGTTAGTTTTATTATTTCACTCTACGGGCGCTACCCCACACAAAATTAACGTTTGCAAGATGGATATAAACTCGTTTGTTGCAGAGATAGGGATTTTCGCAGGGAACTTTGCCCCAACGGGGTGGGCCTTTTGTAACGGCCAGATTTTGCCCATTTCGCAGAATACAGCCCTGTTTGCTTTATTAGGCACTTTTTACGGGGGCGACGGTAAATCGACGTTTGCCCTCCCTGACTTTCAAGGAAGCGCCCCGTTGATGCATGGGCAAGGCCCTGGCCTCCCCAACTACGTAATTGGGCAAGTAAGTGGTAGTCAGACTGAGACGTTACTGCCAAATAATATCCCCATTCACACCCACACGGCCGCCGACGCGGTATCATTGACCCAACTGGCTACTACTGATTTGGGTAATAGTGCATCGCCGGCGGGGCGGGCACCAGCTCGTACAGGTACTGACAATCGGTACGCGAGCACAACAAACGCCAACATGGCTCCCTACACGCTTCAGGTGGGCTATGTTGGGGGAGCAAACCAACCGTTTTCTATCATGCAACCCTCTCTGGTGCTGACTTTCTGTATTGCCCTGCAAGGCGTTTTTCCGGCACGGGGATAACCGGTAACTACTATGGGCGATACTCCTTACTTAGCTTCGATTGGCATGGCCGCTTTCAACTTTGCACCGCAAGGTTGGGCGATGTGTAATGGTCAATTGTTGCCTATCAATCAAAATCAGGCTTTATTCTCTCTCCTGGGTACTACGTATGGCGGTGATGGACGGGTAAATTTTGCCCTTCCTGATTTACGGGGCCGGGTTCCGATCCATATGGGTTCCGGATTTATCCTTGGTGAGAAAATCGGTGCTACCACGGCTACGCTAACAATCAATAACCTACCGCTGCACACGCACGATCTGACGTTCAGGCCGCCCTGCAATACCGGGCCGGGTACCACGAGTGATCCGACAGGGGCGTATCCGGCAGCAACCACTACGGGTAGTTATGGGCCTAATGCCGACGTTAACCTGGCGGTTGGTACAACCACCGCCAATACAGGACCGGCCGGGGGCGGACAACCCTTTTCGATCATGCAGCCCTATACGGTCATCAATTTCGTCATTGCTTTACAAGGGGTTTTCCCGTCACGTAATTAAGGGCAGCCTATGAAACTTGGCGTTTTGGTTCCGCATTCATCGCTCTACCCATCGCTTGCGTTCGATGTGGTGGAGGGCATACGAGCGGGGATGGCAACTAGTGGCTCAACGGAGGTGACGCTGGTGGTTGAAAACATCGGCTTCGGCCTCGACAGCGAACAACTGCGCGACAAAACCCAGAAGCTCCTGCTTCAGGATGGGGTAGATGTGCTGGTGGGTATGATGAACCGACGAACCGTCGAGGCAATTGCTCCACTTGTGGCCGGGGCCAATCGGTTGCTGTTGGTGCTCGAAACACTGGGGGAGTTTTTTCTGGATTTACCCCGTCACCCGTCGGTGCTGTTTCACTCGCTCCAGTTTTGTCTCAGCACCCGGCTCACCGCTCGAAAGGCGGTCCAGAAAGGCCAAAAAGGTGTTATTCAGGCATGTTCTTTTTACGATGCTGGTTATCTGCAATGTTACTCTCTTTCGCAGGGGGTAGTGCCTAATGGCGGCCATATGGTGCAATACTTTGTGAGTTCGCACAAGCCTCAGGAAGTTACATTTGACGCTTTGGCCGCAGGCATGCTGTCGGGGGAGGGGCAGGCGGTTGTTGCCTTGTACTCGGGCGATATGGCGAGTCAGTTTTTGCAGGGTTACCCAAGCTTACCGGGGCGTTTGCCCCTTTGGCTGGGGCCTATGCTTCTGGAGGAATCTATGCTGCGCGACGTGCCCTACTCGGGTCTTGAGGCCGAAGGGCACACGCCCTGGTCCGTGCACCTGGACACGCCCGAGAATAGAGATTTTATAACGGCAATGCAGCGCCGAGGGCGGCAGGCCAACCTGGTTTCGCTGTTGGGTTACGAGGCCGGGCAGATGATGGCTTTTTACGAAGGCCTTCTCCAACAAACGGGTTATCCAACCCTTGAGCACGCATCAATACTTGCTCAATACGCATTCGCAGGACCACGGGGGCAGGTTGCGTTTGATTCCGAAACGCGCTATTCGTTCGGACCGCAATACAGGGCTACCCTCGCCGGTACTCAAGCGGGCTACACCCAGCTCTCGAACCTAACCGAAGAACCCGACTGGGAACAGGATCGGGCTATGTTTCTGGCTGAGCCGCTTGTGGGGCAGCATACTGGCTGGAATAATATCTACCTGTGTATATGAGTTAATTACGCCTTCCCTTCAGACTATGACTACAATCCTTTACCGACTTTTTTTGATAACCAGCCTGCTTGGCCTGTGGGCAGGTCTTACCAGCAGCCCAGCTCAGACCGTTCCGGCCCCAACCAACGTGCTGGGCGTTGGTGATGTTATGATTACGGCCTACAACGCATCGGACGACAAGTGTAATGGGAGTAGTGTGAACGATCAGTTTGTGTTTGTACCCCTGAAGGATCTGGCGGCTGGT
It includes:
- a CDS encoding phage tail protein; its protein translation is MGDTPYLASIGMAAFNFAPQGWAMCNGQLLPINQNQALFSLLGTTYGGDGRVNFALPDLRGRVPIHMGSGFILGEKIGATTATLTINNLPLHTHDLTFRPPCNTGPGTTSDPTGAYPAATTTGSYGPNADVNLAVGTTTANTGPAGGGQPFSIMQPYTVINFVIALQGVFPSRN
- a CDS encoding ABC transporter substrate-binding protein is translated as MKLGVLVPHSSLYPSLAFDVVEGIRAGMATSGSTEVTLVVENIGFGLDSEQLRDKTQKLLLQDGVDVLVGMMNRRTVEAIAPLVAGANRLLLVLETLGEFFLDLPRHPSVLFHSLQFCLSTRLTARKAVQKGQKGVIQACSFYDAGYLQCYSLSQGVVPNGGHMVQYFVSSHKPQEVTFDALAAGMLSGEGQAVVALYSGDMASQFLQGYPSLPGRLPLWLGPMLLEESMLRDVPYSGLEAEGHTPWSVHLDTPENRDFITAMQRRGRQANLVSLLGYEAGQMMAFYEGLLQQTGYPTLEHASILAQYAFAGPRGQVAFDSETRYSFGPQYRATLAGTQAGYTQLSNLTEEPDWEQDRAMFLAEPLVGQHTGWNNIYLCI